From the genome of Acidobacteriota bacterium, one region includes:
- a CDS encoding long-chain fatty acid--CoA ligase, with protein sequence MSIRTLCDVFRVTSGFHKKQHLLHKVDGTYQPVSTAELTDRVQRASHALGTLGVAPGDCVALMADNGPHWPVVDFATLCRGAVTVPVYPTLPADQAAYVISDSEAKVLFVETREQLDGLLEERAALPAVEHFVLIDPAAAGPEETDAEVTSFASLLAGAEGHDPAEFEALAAAVEPDHLASLVYTSGTTGKPKGVMLSHDNFVSNISAGLALNDIRSDQTALSFLPLSHVFERTVSYCYYYRGVSIAFAESIHSVAQNFQEIRPHVFVSVPRVYEKVLAKVRENVAAGSAVQQKIFRWAQGVARRSLPERLAGDHPSGFLGLQLALADGLVFSKIRDRLGGRFEFAVSGGAPLAKDVAEFFWGAGIPIYEGYGLTETSPIITTNSPGAVRLGTVGKVIPRVEVRIADDGEILTRGPNVMQGYRNLPEETAEAIDADGWFHTGDIGELDDDGYLSITDRKKELIVNAYGKNIAPAPIENALKASTYISQAMVIGDRQKFLGALLAPDFENLATWARARGLAATDPDAMIADSAVRELLASEVQKVNAELAHYEEIVRWELVPREFTVEDGELTPTQKLKRRVIRERWQDEIAKLFA encoded by the coding sequence ATGTCGATTCGAACTCTCTGCGATGTCTTCCGAGTGACCTCCGGATTCCACAAGAAGCAGCATCTTCTCCACAAGGTCGATGGCACCTACCAGCCCGTTTCGACGGCCGAACTGACGGATCGGGTGCAGCGAGCAAGCCACGCCCTCGGCACCCTGGGGGTGGCGCCCGGCGACTGTGTGGCCCTAATGGCCGACAACGGACCGCACTGGCCGGTGGTGGATTTCGCCACTCTCTGCCGTGGAGCCGTCACGGTGCCGGTGTACCCCACCCTGCCGGCGGATCAAGCGGCCTATGTGATTTCCGACAGCGAGGCGAAGGTGCTCTTTGTGGAGACCCGCGAACAGCTCGATGGCCTGCTCGAAGAGCGCGCCGCCTTGCCGGCGGTGGAGCATTTCGTGCTGATCGATCCCGCCGCCGCCGGGCCGGAAGAGACGGACGCCGAGGTCACCTCCTTCGCTTCCCTATTGGCCGGCGCCGAAGGCCACGACCCGGCCGAGTTCGAGGCTCTCGCCGCCGCCGTCGAGCCGGACCACCTGGCGAGCCTGGTCTACACCAGCGGCACTACCGGCAAACCCAAGGGCGTGATGCTGTCGCACGACAATTTCGTCTCGAACATCTCCGCCGGTCTCGCTCTCAACGACATCCGAAGCGACCAGACGGCGCTGTCCTTCCTACCGTTGTCGCACGTCTTCGAGCGCACCGTTTCCTACTGCTACTACTACCGCGGCGTCTCCATCGCCTTCGCCGAATCGATCCACTCGGTGGCTCAGAACTTTCAGGAGATCCGGCCGCACGTGTTCGTTTCCGTGCCGCGGGTGTACGAGAAGGTGTTGGCGAAGGTGCGGGAGAACGTCGCCGCCGGCTCGGCGGTGCAGCAGAAGATCTTCCGCTGGGCACAAGGGGTGGCGCGCCGCTCGTTGCCGGAGCGGCTGGCGGGCGACCATCCCTCGGGCTTCCTCGGCCTGCAGCTCGCCCTGGCCGACGGCCTGGTGTTCTCGAAGATTCGCGATCGCCTCGGCGGCCGCTTCGAGTTTGCCGTCTCCGGCGGGGCGCCGCTGGCCAAGGACGTGGCGGAATTTTTCTGGGGCGCCGGCATTCCAATCTACGAAGGCTATGGGCTGACGGAAACCTCCCCGATCATCACCACCAACAGCCCCGGCGCGGTGCGGCTGGGCACCGTCGGCAAGGTGATCCCGCGGGTGGAGGTGAGGATCGCCGACGACGGGGAGATCCTCACCCGCGGCCCAAACGTCATGCAGGGCTACCGCAACCTGCCGGAGGAGACGGCCGAGGCGATCGACGCCGACGGTTGGTTCCACACCGGCGACATCGGCGAGTTGGACGACGACGGTTACTTAAGCATCACCGACCGCAAGAAGGAGCTGATCGTTAACGCCTATGGCAAGAACATCGCGCCGGCGCCGATCGAGAATGCCCTCAAGGCCAGCACCTACATCTCCCAGGCGATGGTGATCGGCGATCGCCAGAAATTCCTCGGCGCCCTGCTGGCGCCGGACTTCGAAAACCTCGCGACCTGGGCGCGAGCCCGCGGCCTGGCGGCCACCGATCCCGACGCGATGATCGCCGACTCGGCGGTGCGCGAACTTCTAGCGTCGGAAGTTCAGAAGGTCAACGCCGAACTGGCGCACTACGAGGAGATCGTTCGCTGGGAGCTCGTGCCGCGGGAGTTCACCGTCGAGGACGGCGAGTTGACCCCCACCCAGAAGCTCAAGCGGCGGGTGATCCGAGAACGCTGGCAGGACGAAATCGCCAAGCTGTTCGCCTGA
- a CDS encoding peptide MFS transporter gives MSQSATFDPSTSKQILGHPAGLWTLFFTEMWERLSYYGMRGILVLFMVATVSDGGLGYETETAAAIYGLYTGFVYLLALPGGWIADKLWGQRKAVFVGGCIIAAGHFSMVIESEFFFFLGLILVCIGTGLLKPNVSTVVGELYPEGGARRDAGFSVFYSGINIGALLGPIICGFLGEKYDWHLGFSAAGIGMVFGLIQYKLGEKRLGTAGLYSEDDAGTPTYNKRRNSAYVVFGAVTLAAVAFGYAVYSGVFPITLTQIAESLTYIILVLVALFFLYLLLQKSLNVTEKKRLGVIFFLFLAVAVFWSGFEQAGSSMNLFANDYTDRMIGGWEMPTSWLQSVNPLFIILLAPVMGMVWTKLGSRSPSIPFKAFLGLLGLAVGFFVLAWGASGATDGNLVSPNWLVVTYFFHTVGELCISPVGLSAITKLAPRGRVGQMMGVWFIGTALGNVYAGLVAGRLQDLDPAPLFGAVGRNTLIAAVVALILVPVIRRLTVGIK, from the coding sequence ATGAGCCAGTCCGCGACCTTCGATCCATCCACTTCTAAGCAGATTCTCGGCCACCCGGCCGGTCTGTGGACCCTCTTCTTTACGGAGATGTGGGAGCGCCTCAGCTACTACGGTATGCGAGGCATCCTCGTGCTCTTCATGGTGGCCACCGTCTCGGACGGTGGGTTGGGTTACGAAACCGAGACAGCGGCCGCGATCTACGGCCTTTATACCGGCTTCGTCTACCTGCTGGCGCTTCCCGGCGGCTGGATCGCCGACAAACTGTGGGGTCAGCGCAAAGCCGTCTTCGTCGGCGGCTGCATCATCGCCGCGGGCCACTTCTCGATGGTCATCGAGTCGGAGTTCTTCTTCTTCCTAGGTTTGATTCTGGTGTGCATCGGCACCGGATTGCTCAAGCCGAATGTCTCGACGGTGGTCGGCGAACTGTATCCGGAGGGTGGCGCGCGCCGCGATGCGGGCTTCTCGGTGTTCTACTCGGGCATCAATATCGGTGCCCTGTTGGGACCGATCATCTGCGGCTTCCTGGGCGAGAAGTACGATTGGCACTTGGGCTTCTCGGCGGCTGGTATCGGCATGGTCTTCGGCCTGATCCAGTACAAGCTGGGCGAGAAGCGGCTCGGGACCGCCGGTCTGTACTCTGAAGACGATGCCGGCACCCCGACCTACAACAAGCGTCGCAACTCCGCCTACGTCGTGTTTGGGGCGGTGACCCTGGCGGCGGTGGCTTTCGGATATGCCGTTTACAGCGGGGTCTTCCCGATCACCTTGACCCAGATCGCCGAGAGCTTGACCTACATCATCCTGGTTCTCGTCGCCCTCTTTTTCCTCTATCTGCTGCTGCAGAAGAGCCTCAACGTCACCGAGAAGAAGCGCCTGGGGGTGATCTTCTTCCTGTTTCTCGCCGTGGCGGTGTTCTGGAGCGGCTTCGAGCAGGCCGGCTCGTCGATGAACCTGTTCGCCAACGACTACACCGACCGCATGATCGGCGGTTGGGAGATGCCCACCTCCTGGCTGCAGTCCGTCAATCCGCTGTTCATCATCCTGCTGGCGCCGGTGATGGGTATGGTGTGGACCAAGCTCGGCAGCCGCAGCCCGTCCATTCCGTTCAAGGCCTTCCTCGGTCTCTTGGGTCTGGCGGTCGGCTTCTTTGTGCTGGCCTGGGGCGCCTCCGGTGCCACCGACGGCAACCTGGTGAGCCCGAACTGGTTGGTGGTGACCTACTTCTTCCACACCGTCGGAGAACTGTGCATCAGCCCCGTCGGCCTCTCCGCTATCACCAAACTGGCGCCGCGCGGCCGCGTCGGTCAGATGATGGGTGTGTGGTTCATCGGCACCGCCCTCGGCAACGTCTACGCCGGGCTGGTCGCCGGACGCCTGCAGGACCTCGATCCGGCGCCGCTGTTCGGCGCCGTCGGCCGCAATACCCTGATCGCGGCAGTGGTGGCCTTGATTTTGGTGCCGGTGATTCGAAGATTGACGGTGGGAATTAAGTAG
- a CDS encoding zf-HC2 domain-containing protein, translating into MTTHASTDLLSAYLDGELSADDSQRIAEHVADCPACRADLASLRRVIDRLRRVERAAPPPVLAQHVQRRVALEGRPQGLVDRLENRLGRFGGDSSILSMLGVILALLLFIYLFSVGVERERGRSETVIVPVPDAYWPEDAPAAGAERPTTRSHLAGERTFHWSSDRRWVEQTGKGLTDREASQELLWPDALAAYPWLAELPSGWREVRFVEGDQQIVVRPSPAG; encoded by the coding sequence ATGACCACCCACGCCTCCACGGACCTGCTCTCCGCTTACCTCGACGGCGAGCTTTCGGCGGACGACTCGCAGCGCATCGCAGAGCACGTGGCCGATTGCCCGGCCTGCCGGGCGGACCTCGCTTCCCTGCGGCGGGTGATCGACCGCCTGCGGCGCGTCGAGCGGGCGGCGCCACCGCCGGTGCTCGCTCAGCACGTCCAGCGCCGAGTGGCCCTCGAAGGGCGGCCCCAGGGGCTGGTGGACCGATTGGAGAACCGCCTGGGGCGCTTCGGCGGCGACTCCTCGATCCTCTCCATGCTGGGGGTCATCCTCGCCTTGCTGCTCTTCATCTACCTGTTCTCCGTCGGCGTCGAGCGGGAGCGCGGCCGCTCGGAGACGGTGATCGTGCCGGTGCCCGACGCCTACTGGCCGGAAGACGCGCCGGCCGCTGGCGCAGAGAGACCCACGACTCGGAGCCACCTGGCCGGCGAGCGGACCTTCCACTGGTCATCGGACCGGCGCTGGGTCGAGCAGACCGGCAAAGGCCTCACCGATCGGGAGGCGTCCCAAGAACTCCTGTGGCCGGACGCGCTGGCGGCCTATCCTTGGCTCGCCGAACTACCCAGCGGGTGGCGGGAAGTGCGCTTTGTCGAAGGCGACCAACAGATTGTCGTAAGACCGTCACCCGCCGGCTGA
- a CDS encoding DnaJ domain-containing protein — MAKNYYAILGISQHATDQQIRERFRAMAREKHPDRYQGEEKAQAETDFQDLTEALNVLTNPERRRLHDQEIARPESQDQQGVDAEQLAKVYLQRGVKSYREKNYLQAADNFDRATKAEPGNALGWYNLALACSHQQRWTSRALEAIARACELAPMNVNYLKTAGRLHRQSGRATQALQYYEQALTWGGDDDTVRQQVEELRQGKKAKGGLFGRGS; from the coding sequence TTGGCTAAGAACTACTACGCAATTCTCGGGATCTCCCAGCACGCCACGGATCAGCAAATTCGTGAGCGCTTCCGGGCGATGGCCCGTGAAAAGCATCCAGATCGCTATCAGGGTGAAGAGAAGGCACAAGCGGAGACCGACTTCCAGGATTTGACGGAAGCGCTCAACGTCCTGACCAACCCCGAGCGGCGGCGTCTCCACGATCAAGAGATTGCCCGGCCCGAAAGTCAGGATCAGCAGGGAGTCGACGCGGAGCAGCTGGCAAAGGTGTATCTGCAGCGCGGGGTGAAGTCCTACCGCGAGAAAAACTACCTGCAGGCGGCGGACAACTTCGATCGGGCGACCAAGGCGGAGCCCGGCAACGCCCTCGGCTGGTACAACTTGGCCCTCGCCTGCAGCCATCAACAGCGTTGGACCTCGCGCGCTTTGGAGGCCATCGCCAGGGCTTGTGAACTCGCACCGATGAACGTCAACTACCTGAAGACCGCCGGTCGCCTGCATCGCCAAAGCGGGCGCGCCACGCAGGCGCTGCAGTATTACGAGCAAGCGCTGACCTGGGGCGGCGACGACGATACCGTCCGCCAGCAGGTGGAAGAACTGCGGCAGGGCAAAAAGGCCAAGGGCGGGCTTTTCGGAAGGGGTAGTTGA
- a CDS encoding GreA/GreB family elongation factor, with amino-acid sequence MAVSRNTRGQIEKGDFSALEDDWLARVEEDPTDLDYFVGAARALGGTGQDDRSRVLLGVLDEQLRERESWGLRLELLRLAGHLMFATGDIHPHIMETLAKIYPDGEALSAMANSVALDKATQDIPKSWEKVERLQALMRFEQGTIVAMEGKGVGRIAEVNFALSTFKVDFDRISGVPVGFRAAPKLLESLPEGHILRRKLEDPKGLRAAAKDDPPQVLRALLESHDRPLKAGDIRKGLTGIVKDSEWTSWWSAARKHPQVLAGPKQTYSWAESSDDAVDAVWRSFEGAKTRARMAMLRRDGARDEDLKARMGAELAKSAVEALVSDPGLTFEIWHALERAGLPTEDLHFSPDGLMRETKNIPGFLAGIEDRALREEAYRLLADRRDDAQGHLLDRLSQEDDPRAIDVLIDLVGGTSKLDRFLDGTLALPHRAPGAFTWIAERAAEDETLRDRNPLRLLQQILVYLGRDELAPFRQRLQRLIERGGTVSKLMAVLSPDQAPAAADAIDRAGTLEPYEREELMTALELRFPTLRKDEAASSGLYATSESIAAKREEFDELMKVEIPANREAIAEARAMGDLRENFEYKSARQRHEYLNARAAQLNQELSQVQPIDFDRIDPSQVRVGTRVRLEAADGGERELVILGPWESDPDGGVISYESDLAAALLGKAVGDTAEVAGETVTVAAIALAR; translated from the coding sequence ATGGCCGTCTCACGCAACACCCGCGGGCAGATCGAGAAGGGCGATTTTTCCGCCCTGGAAGACGACTGGCTCGCCCGAGTCGAAGAAGATCCCACCGACCTCGACTACTTCGTGGGCGCCGCCCGCGCCCTCGGCGGCACCGGCCAGGACGACCGCTCCCGGGTGCTCCTGGGGGTGCTCGACGAACAGCTCCGGGAGCGCGAGAGCTGGGGCCTGCGCCTGGAACTCCTGCGCCTCGCCGGCCACTTGATGTTCGCCACCGGCGACATCCACCCTCACATCATGGAGACGCTGGCAAAGATCTACCCGGACGGCGAAGCGCTCTCGGCGATGGCCAACAGCGTCGCCCTGGACAAGGCGACCCAGGACATCCCCAAGAGCTGGGAGAAAGTCGAACGGCTCCAGGCCTTGATGCGTTTCGAACAGGGCACCATCGTCGCCATGGAGGGCAAGGGCGTCGGCCGCATCGCCGAGGTCAATTTCGCCCTCTCCACCTTCAAGGTCGATTTCGATCGCATCTCCGGCGTGCCGGTGGGATTCCGGGCGGCGCCCAAGCTGCTCGAATCGCTACCCGAAGGTCACATTCTGCGGCGCAAGCTGGAGGACCCGAAGGGCCTACGGGCCGCCGCCAAGGACGACCCGCCGCAGGTCCTGCGGGCGCTCCTTGAGTCCCACGACCGTCCCCTGAAGGCCGGCGACATCCGCAAGGGCTTGACCGGCATCGTCAAGGACTCCGAATGGACCTCCTGGTGGTCGGCGGCCCGCAAGCACCCGCAGGTTCTCGCCGGCCCCAAGCAGACCTACTCCTGGGCGGAGTCCAGCGACGACGCCGTGGATGCCGTGTGGCGCTCCTTCGAGGGGGCCAAGACCCGGGCGCGGATGGCCATGTTGCGGCGCGACGGCGCCCGCGACGAAGACCTCAAAGCGCGCATGGGAGCGGAACTGGCGAAGAGCGCCGTCGAAGCGTTGGTCTCCGATCCGGGGCTGACCTTCGAGATCTGGCACGCCCTGGAGCGCGCCGGCCTGCCGACGGAGGACCTGCATTTCTCTCCCGACGGCCTGATGCGGGAAACCAAGAACATCCCGGGGTTTTTGGCCGGCATCGAGGATCGAGCCTTGCGGGAAGAGGCATACCGCCTCCTCGCCGACCGTCGGGATGACGCCCAAGGACACCTCCTCGACCGGCTTTCCCAGGAAGACGATCCGCGGGCGATCGACGTGTTGATCGACCTTGTCGGCGGCACCTCGAAGCTCGACCGTTTCCTCGACGGCACCCTCGCCCTGCCCCACCGGGCGCCGGGCGCCTTCACCTGGATCGCCGAGCGTGCCGCGGAAGACGAAACCCTCCGCGACCGCAACCCTCTGCGGCTGCTGCAGCAGATCCTGGTCTACCTCGGGCGGGACGAACTGGCTCCCTTCCGGCAGCGACTCCAAAGACTGATCGAAAGAGGCGGGACGGTCTCCAAGCTGATGGCGGTCTTGTCGCCGGATCAGGCGCCGGCCGCCGCCGATGCCATCGACCGAGCCGGCACCTTGGAACCCTACGAGCGCGAGGAGCTGATGACCGCCCTCGAGCTGCGCTTCCCGACGCTGCGCAAGGACGAGGCAGCGAGCAGTGGCCTGTACGCCACCAGCGAGTCCATCGCCGCCAAGCGCGAGGAATTCGACGAGCTGATGAAGGTCGAGATCCCGGCCAACCGCGAGGCCATCGCCGAGGCCCGGGCGATGGGCGATCTACGGGAGAACTTCGAGTACAAGTCTGCTCGCCAGCGCCACGAGTACTTGAACGCCCGGGCGGCGCAGCTCAATCAAGAGCTCTCCCAGGTGCAGCCCATCGACTTCGATCGCATCGACCCGTCGCAGGTGCGGGTCGGCACCCGGGTGCGCTTGGAGGCGGCGGACGGCGGCGAGCGCGAGTTGGTGATCCTCGGCCCCTGGGAAAGCGATCCGGACGGCGGGGTGATCTCCTACGAGTCGGATCTCGCCGCGGCGCTCCTCGGCAAGGCCGTCGGCGACACCGCCGAAGTGGCCGGCGAGACGGTCACCGTGGCGGCCATCGCGCTGGCGCGCTAG
- a CDS encoding helix-turn-helix domain-containing protein: protein MGEPQASPQPRERNVPTPSEDLTKDSAGEGRATPWSKGDQEVEEGSFGRWLRRQREIREIDLREIADRTKISLRYLKAMEQDRFDLLPAPVFARGFLREYARYVGLSPDEVVNFYLSAHEDMEVTDEDETPARLGRSNSWRYGLVLALVVLLLAALAMYVAYYLENRRPEPADDSSASQSAAVAPAALRGAPIAAETSPAVSSASGDASEGSSAIEEPPSAPLEVTLDFTGECWVEAVIDGRQRISELHVQGESLLLAAQREVFLRKIGNAGGVEVQVNGRPFDLQGVAGDVVGGIRIDLNSLAALEGP from the coding sequence ATGGGCGAGCCACAAGCCTCACCTCAGCCGCGGGAGCGGAATGTACCCACCCCTTCGGAGGATCTAACGAAAGATTCCGCAGGGGAGGGCCGCGCCACGCCCTGGAGCAAGGGTGATCAGGAAGTCGAGGAGGGATCCTTCGGCCGCTGGTTGCGACGCCAACGGGAGATCCGCGAGATCGACCTACGCGAGATCGCGGATCGCACCAAGATCAGTCTGCGCTACCTGAAAGCGATGGAGCAGGATCGGTTCGATCTGCTGCCGGCGCCGGTGTTTGCCCGCGGTTTTCTGCGCGAGTACGCTCGCTATGTGGGGTTGAGTCCCGACGAAGTGGTGAACTTTTACCTCTCCGCCCATGAGGACATGGAGGTCACCGACGAGGATGAAACGCCCGCGCGCCTTGGCCGATCCAACTCCTGGCGGTACGGATTGGTCCTCGCCCTGGTGGTGCTTCTGCTCGCCGCCCTCGCTATGTATGTGGCCTACTACCTGGAGAACCGCCGGCCGGAACCGGCGGACGATTCGTCCGCTTCACAGTCCGCGGCGGTGGCCCCCGCGGCTCTGCGGGGAGCGCCTATCGCCGCGGAGACCTCTCCCGCCGTGAGTTCGGCCTCTGGGGACGCCAGCGAGGGTTCTTCGGCGATCGAGGAGCCGCCTTCGGCGCCCCTCGAAGTCACCCTGGATTTCACCGGCGAGTGCTGGGTGGAGGCGGTGATCGACGGACGCCAACGGATCAGCGAACTTCACGTGCAGGGTGAGTCCCTCCTGCTGGCGGCTCAGCGCGAAGTCTTCCTGCGCAAGATCGGCAACGCCGGCGGGGTGGAAGTGCAAGTCAACGGTCGGCCCTTCGACCTCCAGGGCGTCGCTGGCGACGTGGTAGGTGGCATCCGCATCGATTTGAACTCGCTGGCGGCGCTCGAAGGCCCTTGA
- a CDS encoding Stp1/IreP family PP2C-type Ser/Thr phosphatase, with translation MPEVKAFGLTDRGLARPHNEDYFEIDSDQNLFLVADGMGGHRHGEVASQLAVRTIKDFVDKTANPETTWPFVPEPELRRPTNILKMAVRLAHDRVMYAIREDRRLFGMGTTVVGLLLEDGFAAIAHVGDSRAYRLRDGNLELLTDDHTWVNEQVVAGFLSADQARVHPLKNVVTRALGGEREVAVDIKEVEVESGDLFILCSDGLTTMLSDEEILAGAQSSTSLDEICHNLVDAANSRGGHDNVTVVALGIEG, from the coding sequence ATGCCTGAGGTCAAGGCCTTCGGGTTGACCGATCGCGGCCTGGCGCGTCCCCACAACGAAGACTACTTCGAAATCGATTCGGATCAGAATCTGTTTCTCGTCGCCGACGGCATGGGCGGCCATCGCCACGGCGAGGTGGCTTCTCAGCTTGCCGTGCGCACCATCAAGGACTTCGTTGACAAGACCGCCAATCCCGAGACGACCTGGCCCTTCGTGCCGGAGCCGGAGCTTCGGCGGCCCACCAATATCCTCAAAATGGCGGTGCGTCTGGCGCACGATCGGGTGATGTACGCGATCCGCGAGGATCGGCGCCTGTTCGGCATGGGGACGACGGTGGTGGGTCTGCTGCTCGAGGACGGCTTCGCCGCCATTGCCCACGTCGGGGACAGCCGCGCCTACCGCCTGCGCGACGGCAATCTGGAGCTGCTGACGGACGATCACACCTGGGTCAACGAGCAGGTGGTGGCGGGTTTTCTGTCGGCCGATCAGGCGCGGGTGCATCCGCTCAAGAACGTGGTGACCCGGGCGCTGGGCGGCGAGCGGGAAGTGGCGGTGGACATCAAGGAAGTGGAGGTCGAATCCGGTGACCTCTTCATCCTGTGCTCCGACGGCTTGACCACCATGCTCAGCGACGAAGAAATCCTCGCCGGAGCGCAGTCTTCCACCAGTCTCGATGAGATCTGCCACAACCTGGTGGACGCCGCCAACTCCCGCGGCGGTCACGACAACGTGACGGTGGTGGCCCTCGGAATCGAAGGCTAG
- a CDS encoding VWA domain-containing protein codes for MRRPHSFTVVFTLAAALAVPLLLPLPALAQDDAGSFDDRIVVEEVLLDALVTDRKGNTVLGLGPQDFLVKEAGEPVNLTGVTFYSSSELLDDPGAIAGDIDTEPRDRTFILLFEDQKRNQTNVDLISRQLLAARDAARWIETELAPADWVAVAGFDYELRIYQDFTRDRAALTRAIGQVAKATGPDGNWRSRGGGENLDRSLRAHLPAGKELSRETPRNYDALEWLARASGHIPGRKNLIYFGLGFGEVDRNGIYRQDPRYYPPMARALNDNNVAVYALDITPTNVRHALADSMSQLAQETGGRYFERFVRFGAPLKEVSKENGGYYLLSYRTEHPAGDSGFQKVDVELKDPSLRLRVRKGYGWGDVDSE; via the coding sequence ATGAGGCGCCCACATTCCTTCACCGTCGTGTTCACCCTCGCTGCCGCCCTCGCCGTTCCCCTTCTCCTACCGCTGCCGGCGCTGGCCCAGGACGACGCCGGATCCTTCGACGACCGGATCGTCGTCGAGGAAGTCCTGCTCGATGCCCTGGTGACCGATCGCAAGGGCAATACCGTCCTCGGCCTCGGACCCCAGGACTTCCTGGTCAAGGAAGCTGGCGAGCCGGTGAACCTCACCGGAGTGACGTTCTACAGCAGCTCTGAGCTGCTCGATGATCCTGGCGCCATTGCCGGCGATATCGACACGGAACCACGGGACCGCACCTTCATCCTGCTGTTCGAGGACCAGAAGCGCAATCAGACCAATGTCGACCTGATTTCCCGCCAACTGCTCGCCGCCCGCGACGCGGCCCGCTGGATTGAGACGGAGCTGGCGCCGGCGGACTGGGTGGCCGTTGCCGGCTTCGATTACGAGCTGCGCATCTACCAGGACTTCACCCGCGATCGGGCAGCCCTCACCCGCGCCATCGGCCAGGTCGCCAAGGCCACCGGACCGGACGGCAACTGGCGGTCCCGCGGCGGCGGCGAAAACCTCGACCGCTCGCTGCGCGCCCACCTGCCCGCCGGCAAGGAGCTGAGCCGCGAGACGCCGCGCAACTACGACGCCCTGGAGTGGTTGGCGCGAGCCTCCGGCCACATTCCCGGGCGCAAGAACCTGATCTACTTCGGCCTCGGTTTCGGCGAGGTGGACCGGAACGGCATTTATCGCCAGGATCCGCGCTACTACCCGCCCATGGCGCGAGCGCTCAACGACAACAACGTCGCCGTCTACGCCCTCGACATCACGCCGACCAACGTGCGCCACGCCCTCGCCGACTCGATGAGCCAGCTCGCTCAGGAGACTGGCGGCCGATACTTCGAGCGCTTCGTGCGCTTCGGAGCTCCCCTGAAAGAGGTCTCGAAGGAAAACGGCGGCTACTACCTGCTGAGCTACCGCACCGAGCACCCGGCCGGCGACAGCGGCTTCCAGAAAGTGGATGTCGAGTTGAAGGATCCGAGCCTGCGGCTACGGGTGCGGAAGGGCTATGGCTGGGGCGACGTGGACTCCGAGTAG
- a CDS encoding sigma-70 family RNA polymerase sigma factor, translating into MTASTAELRDLDFELVERHLHGDETAFEELYEQHADMVYNLSLRMAGNPEQAADWTQEIFLRIFRHLSKFRGGARLSTWIYRIALNYCNGRLQRRRRNHDDRPLERLVDPRRSPEANAAASDTGRQVAEALEALPRRYREAVVLRDLEGLAYSEIAEITGSRIGTVRSRIARGRDRLRKLLETDTAETPA; encoded by the coding sequence ATGACCGCCTCGACCGCAGAGCTTCGAGATCTCGACTTCGAACTGGTCGAACGCCACCTGCACGGGGACGAAACGGCGTTCGAAGAACTCTATGAGCAGCACGCCGACATGGTCTACAACCTCTCCCTGCGGATGGCCGGCAACCCCGAACAGGCGGCGGACTGGACCCAGGAGATCTTTCTCCGCATCTTTCGCCACCTGAGCAAGTTTCGCGGCGGCGCCCGGTTGAGCACGTGGATTTACCGCATCGCCTTGAACTACTGCAACGGACGGCTCCAGCGCCGGCGCCGCAACCACGACGACCGGCCTCTCGAACGGCTGGTCGATCCGCGGCGATCGCCGGAAGCCAACGCCGCCGCTTCGGACACCGGACGGCAGGTGGCGGAGGCGCTCGAGGCGCTCCCCCGCCGCTACCGCGAAGCGGTGGTCCTGCGGGATCTGGAGGGACTGGCCTACAGCGAGATCGCCGAGATCACCGGCAGCCGTATCGGCACCGTACGCTCGCGCATCGCCCGCGGGCGCGACCGCCTGCGCAAGTTGCTCGAAACCGACACTGCGGAGACCCCGGCATGA